The following are encoded in a window of Rosa chinensis cultivar Old Blush chromosome 4, RchiOBHm-V2, whole genome shotgun sequence genomic DNA:
- the LOC112199133 gene encoding snurportin-1 produces the protein MSPSSDLLRRPFKRPLLSDQQRRRDLSLKRQEQSRDSQLHARRVSSALLSLPLEPGASSTEYYSDLHLASEVASKILKGGLEGRKWFQKQLMLPEWMIDVPRRLPQDWFVLARPAGERCLVVSYGGTTVSRRRNGTVLHRFPSALSDGCCRTKAQPSCSILDCIFHEMDQTYYVIDMLCWRDYSLYDCTAEFRFFWLKSKLAETRVCDPPSYYHRYRFSLVPRYTCDLTALHTAYTGAVPYVKDGLMFYNKHAHYQPGITPLALVWKDQNCSKYVVDTNNEGKVPSHQQIVLELQRDGKVTTSDNPPVVFGCLGLDLIQKLGTLQSPYLLRFAIGDGGLTIVDGKLERADLHYLGKSNRARAFADSYSKIMFQSMVRGSSLKIDDLIAAISSSDDGANGPDVEMMDG, from the coding sequence ATGTCACCTTCTTCCGATCTCCTTCGCCGTCCGTTCAAGAGGCCACTGCTCTCAGACCAGCAAAGGCGCAGAGATCTTTCTCTGAAGCGTCAAGAGCAAAGCCGTGATTCTCAGCTCCACGCCCGCCGTGTATCCTCCGCACTCCTCTCCCTCCCTCTAGAACCCGGAGCCTCCTCGACGGAGTACTACTCCGACTTGCACCTTGCCTCCGAGGTCGCTTCTAAGATTCTCAAAGGAGGCCTAGAGGGTCGAAAGTGGTTTCAAAAGCAGCTCATGCTTCCCGAGTGGATGATCGACGTCCCTCGTCGCTTGCCCCAAGACTGGTTTGTATTAGCCAGGCCAGCCGGGGAACGCTGCCTGGTTGTTTCATACGGCGGAACCACCGTCAGTAGGAGACGAAACGGCACCGTTCTTCATCGTTTCCCGTCTGCTTTATCCGATGGTTGCTGCAGGACCAAAGCACAACCTTCCTGTTCTATACTAGACTGTATATTTCACGAGATGGACCAGACTTATTATGTCATTGACATGTTGTGCTGGAGAGATTACTCTTTGTATGATTGCACGGCTGAGTTTAGGTTTTTTTGGTTAAAGTCTAAGCTAGCCGAGACCCGGGTTTGCGACCCTCCATCATATTATCATAGGTATAGATTCAGCTTGGTTCCTCGGTATACCTGTGATCTCACTGCCCTACACACAGCATATACCGGAGCGGTACCTTACGTAAAGGATGGTCTAATGTTTTATAATAAACATGCACATTATCAACCCGGTATAACACCCTTGGCCTTGGTTTGGAAGGATCAGAACTGTAGTAAATATGTTGTTGACACAAACAATGAAGGAAAGGTCCCAAGCCATCAGCAGATAGTTTTGGAGCTGCAACGTGATGGAAAAGTGACTACATCTGATAATCCTCCCGTTGTATTTGGTTGCTTAGGTTTGGACTTGATACAGAAGTTGGGAACATTGCAGTCACCATATCTTCTTCGTTTTGCTATTGGTGACGGAGGATTGACCATTGTGGATGGGAAGCTTGAGAGGGCAGATTTACATTACCTTGGCAAGTCCAACCGGGCACGTGCATTTGCAGATAGTTACTCCAAAATCATGTTTCAAAGTATGGTTCGAGGATCTTCTCTTAAAATTGATGATCTGATAGCAGCAATTAGTTCATCCGACGATGGAGCAAACGGACCTGATGTTGAGATGATGGATGGTTAA